Proteins co-encoded in one Streptomyces sp. SLBN-31 genomic window:
- a CDS encoding HpcH/HpaI aldolase/citrate lyase family protein, whose translation MRHFGHIAPEVRGRLFHQQPCEFGTDSPARTLSAALGATLYSPATRPRLADDIVKQAGLGVVSMVLCLEDSIDDADVVAGEENLVRQFAELDARAGAGADVPLLFIRVRTPEQIPDLVRRLGATVRLLSGFVFPKFTEERGIPFLEALAGAEAASGRRLFGMPVLETPELMYRETRVDALEGIARSVEKYRDRVLALRLGVTDFCSSYGLRRAPDMTAYDVQIIASVIADVVNMLGRADGTGFTVTGPVWEYFRVPERMFKPLLRTSPFLEGQAVELRERLIEHAMDGLLREISLDQANGLLGKTCIHPTHVLPVHALSVVSHEEFSDAADILRPGRGGGGVLRSSYTNKMNEVKPHRAWAERTMLRAEVFGVAREDVSFVDLLAAGIPG comes from the coding sequence ATGCGTCATTTCGGGCACATCGCCCCGGAGGTGCGCGGGCGCCTCTTCCACCAGCAGCCCTGCGAGTTCGGCACGGACTCCCCGGCCCGCACGCTCTCCGCGGCCCTCGGCGCCACGCTGTACAGCCCGGCCACCCGGCCGCGGCTCGCCGACGACATCGTCAAGCAGGCGGGCCTCGGCGTGGTCTCCATGGTGCTGTGCCTGGAGGACTCCATAGACGACGCCGACGTGGTGGCCGGCGAGGAGAACCTCGTACGCCAGTTCGCGGAGCTGGACGCGCGGGCCGGCGCGGGCGCCGATGTGCCGCTGCTGTTCATCCGGGTGCGCACGCCCGAGCAGATTCCCGACCTGGTACGACGACTCGGCGCCACCGTCCGGCTGCTGTCCGGGTTCGTCTTCCCGAAGTTCACCGAGGAGCGCGGCATCCCCTTCCTGGAGGCCCTCGCCGGCGCCGAGGCCGCGAGCGGGCGGCGGCTGTTCGGGATGCCGGTGCTGGAGACGCCGGAGCTGATGTACCGCGAGACGCGCGTGGACGCCCTGGAGGGCATCGCCCGCTCCGTGGAGAAGTACCGCGACCGCGTGCTCGCGCTGCGCCTCGGAGTGACCGATTTCTGCTCCTCCTACGGCCTGCGCCGGGCCCCCGACATGACGGCCTACGACGTCCAGATCATCGCCTCCGTGATCGCCGACGTGGTCAACATGCTCGGGCGTGCCGACGGCACCGGGTTCACCGTGACCGGGCCGGTGTGGGAGTACTTCCGCGTCCCGGAGCGCATGTTCAAACCGCTGCTGCGCACCAGCCCGTTCCTTGAGGGGCAGGCCGTCGAACTGCGCGAGAGACTGATCGAGCACGCCATGGACGGTCTGCTGCGGGAGATCTCGCTCGACCAGGCCAACGGTCTGCTGGGCAAGACCTGCATCCACCCCACCCATGTCCTGCCCGTGCACGCGCTGTCCGTGGTCAGCCACGAGGAGTTCAGCGACGCCGCGGACATTCTGCGGCCCGGGCGGGGCGGCGGGGGAGTGCTCAGGTCGTCGTACACGAACAAGATGAACGAGGTGAAGCCGCACCGCGCCTGGGCCGAGCGGACCATGCTGCGGGCCGAGGTCTTCGGCGTCGCGCGCGAGGACGTCAGCTTCGTGGATCTGCTCGCCGCCGGCATACCCGGCTGA
- a CDS encoding TerD family protein, protein MTHAMLKGSNVPLETTTVRAVLRWTPGQGVPDVDASALLLGPDGRVRSDEDFVFYNQPRHPSGKIWWLGKKRLADGPTDTIQTDLAGVESDVSRILLVASAEDVPFGRVPGLRILLYDARTADGEPLISFDIKPETGGETALICGELYRRDDTWKFRALGEGYADGLKGLATDYGISVDESEPDAAHPQPAATSPAQPLPPEQPTAVPSQPAYGYPQPAPATQPAYGYPQPAPATAGAQTGYGYPPQVTTLPNPDFRLPPQGPQFIGR, encoded by the coding sequence ATGACGCACGCGATGCTGAAGGGGTCGAACGTCCCGCTCGAGACCACCACGGTCCGAGCGGTGCTGCGCTGGACGCCCGGGCAGGGGGTCCCGGACGTCGACGCCTCGGCGTTGCTCCTCGGTCCCGACGGTCGTGTGCGCTCCGACGAGGACTTCGTCTTCTACAACCAGCCCCGGCACCCCTCCGGGAAGATCTGGTGGCTCGGCAAGAAACGGCTCGCCGATGGTCCCACCGACACGATCCAGACGGATCTGGCCGGAGTCGAGAGCGATGTCAGCCGGATTCTTCTGGTCGCATCGGCGGAGGACGTCCCCTTCGGCCGCGTCCCGGGCCTGCGCATCCTGCTGTACGACGCCCGGACCGCCGACGGCGAGCCGCTGATCTCCTTCGACATCAAGCCCGAGACGGGCGGCGAGACGGCCCTGATCTGCGGCGAGCTCTACCGCCGCGACGACACGTGGAAGTTCCGTGCCCTCGGCGAGGGCTACGCGGACGGCCTGAAGGGCCTGGCCACGGACTACGGCATCTCGGTCGACGAGTCGGAGCCGGACGCCGCGCACCCCCAGCCGGCCGCCACCTCCCCCGCCCAGCCGCTGCCTCCGGAGCAGCCCACGGCGGTCCCGTCCCAGCCGGCCTACGGTTACCCGCAGCCGGCCCCCGCGACCCAGCCGGCGTACGGCTACCCGCAGCCCGCCCCGGCGACGGCGGGCGCCCAGACCGGCTACGGCTATCCGCCCCAGGTCACTACGCTCCCGAACCCGGACTTCCGGCTCCCGCCGCAGGGCCCGCAGTTCATCGGGCGGTAG
- a CDS encoding Tellurium resistance, which yields MGFFDGLLGSRTADFDSGSAATNSIELTKRHHQVSLTKQGAATGHLRVNLSWRMRTSDIGGSQRESLLRHPFKALRPPEVMGHSQSMVNVDLDLGCLYELTDGTKGVVQPLGGYLGDVNAPPYVKLSGDDRFGSGSGEDMYINLDHRDAIKRLLVFVYIYDQTPAFDRTHAIVTLYPSNGPRIEIHLDERHPQARSCAVVMIENVKGELVVRREVKFVYGFQAELDRLYGWGLQWGRGYKAKAER from the coding sequence ATGGGTTTCTTCGACGGCCTGCTGGGATCGCGTACGGCGGACTTCGACTCCGGCAGCGCGGCCACGAACTCCATCGAGCTGACCAAACGGCACCACCAGGTCTCCCTCACCAAGCAGGGAGCGGCGACCGGGCACCTGCGGGTCAACCTGAGCTGGAGGATGCGCACCTCCGACATAGGCGGCTCGCAGCGGGAGTCCCTGCTGCGGCACCCCTTCAAGGCGCTGAGGCCGCCGGAGGTCATGGGACACAGCCAGAGCATGGTCAACGTCGACCTCGACCTGGGCTGCCTGTACGAGCTGACCGACGGCACCAAGGGGGTCGTCCAGCCCCTCGGCGGCTACCTCGGGGACGTCAACGCGCCGCCGTACGTCAAGCTCAGCGGCGACGACCGGTTCGGGTCGGGCTCCGGCGAGGACATGTACATCAACCTCGACCACCGGGACGCCATCAAGCGGCTGCTGGTGTTCGTGTACATCTACGACCAGACACCGGCGTTCGACCGCACGCACGCGATCGTGACGCTGTACCCGAGCAACGGGCCCCGCATCGAGATCCACCTCGACGAGCGCCATCCGCAGGCCCGCTCGTGCGCGGTGGTGATGATCGAGAACGTGAAGGGCGAACTCGTCGTCCGGCGCGAGGTGAAGTTCGTCTACGGGTTCCAGGCCGAGCTGGACCGCCTGTACGGGTGGGGCCTTCAGTGGGGGCGCGGCTACAAGGCCAAGGCCGAGCGCTGA
- a CDS encoding DUF475 domain-containing protein, which produces MLLKTFGWSFAVTALGLVAAVFYGGWEAFGIVAILSVLEISLSFDNAVVNAGILKKMNAFWQKIFLTVGVLIAVFGMRLVFPVVIVAVTAKLNPIDAVNLALTDKDQYQQLVTDAHPAIAAFGGMFLLMIFLDFIFEDRDIQWLRWIERPLAKLGKVDMLSVCIALIVLLITSFTFATHAHQHGGAHADKAQTVLISGIAGLITYMVVGGLSGYFEDKLEEEEEREHEEEERAEREGKPKSAVLLAGQAAFFMFLYLEVLDASFSFDGVIGAFAITNDIVLMALGLGIGAMYVRSLTVYLVRQGTLDDYVYLEHGAHYAIGALAVILMVTIQYEINEVITGLVGVVLIAWSFWSSVRRNKALAAAEGKAEGSDEKTEVSSGV; this is translated from the coding sequence GTGCTTCTGAAAACCTTCGGCTGGTCGTTCGCGGTCACCGCGCTCGGCCTGGTCGCTGCGGTCTTCTACGGGGGGTGGGAGGCCTTCGGCATCGTGGCGATCCTCTCCGTCCTGGAGATCTCGCTGTCCTTCGACAACGCGGTGGTCAACGCCGGGATCCTGAAGAAGATGAACGCCTTCTGGCAGAAGATCTTCCTCACGGTCGGCGTGCTCATCGCGGTGTTCGGTATGCGGCTGGTCTTCCCGGTCGTCATCGTGGCGGTCACCGCCAAGCTGAATCCGATCGACGCCGTCAACCTGGCCCTGACCGACAAGGACCAGTACCAGCAGCTGGTCACCGACGCCCACCCGGCGATCGCCGCCTTCGGTGGCATGTTCCTGCTGATGATCTTCCTGGACTTCATCTTCGAGGACCGCGACATCCAGTGGCTGCGCTGGATCGAGCGCCCGCTGGCCAAGCTCGGCAAGGTCGACATGCTGTCGGTCTGCATCGCCCTGATCGTCCTGCTGATCACCTCCTTCACCTTCGCCACCCACGCCCACCAGCACGGCGGCGCGCACGCCGACAAGGCGCAGACGGTGCTGATCTCCGGCATCGCGGGCCTGATCACCTACATGGTCGTCGGCGGCCTGTCCGGCTACTTCGAGGACAAGCTGGAGGAAGAGGAGGAGCGCGAGCACGAGGAGGAGGAGCGCGCCGAGCGCGAGGGCAAGCCCAAATCGGCGGTGCTGCTGGCCGGCCAGGCCGCGTTCTTCATGTTCCTCTACCTGGAGGTCCTGGACGCCTCCTTCTCCTTCGACGGCGTGATCGGCGCGTTCGCCATCACCAACGACATCGTGCTGATGGCGCTGGGCCTGGGCATCGGCGCCATGTACGTCCGGTCGCTGACGGTCTACCTCGTCCGCCAGGGCACCCTCGACGACTACGTCTACCTGGAGCACGGCGCCCACTACGCGATCGGCGCCCTGGCCGTGATCCTCATGGTCACCATCCAGTACGAGATCAACGAGGTCATCACCGGCCTGGTCGGCGTCGTCCTGATCGCCTGGTCCTTCTGGTCCTCCGTGCGCCGCAACAAAGCACTCGCGGCCGCCGAGGGAAAAGCCGAGGGCTCGGACGAGAAGACTGAAGTCTCGTCCGGGGTGTGA
- a CDS encoding TerD family protein, which yields MGVTLAKGGNVSLSKAAPNLTQVMIGLGWDARSTTGADFDLDASALLCSGGRVLGDEWFIFYNQLKSPDGSVEHTGDNLTGEGEGDDESILIDLSKVPAQCDKIVFPVSIHMADERGQTFGQVSNAFIRVVNQADGQELARYDLSEDAGTETAMIFGEVYRYHGEWKFRAVGQGYASGLRGIALDFGVNVS from the coding sequence ATGGGCGTCACGCTCGCCAAGGGGGGCAACGTCTCCCTGTCCAAGGCCGCACCCAATCTCACGCAGGTGATGATCGGGCTCGGCTGGGACGCTCGCTCCACCACCGGAGCCGACTTCGACCTCGACGCCAGCGCCCTGCTGTGCAGCGGCGGCCGGGTGCTGGGCGACGAGTGGTTCATCTTCTACAACCAGCTCAAGAGCCCCGACGGCTCGGTGGAGCACACCGGCGACAACCTCACCGGTGAGGGCGAGGGTGACGACGAGTCGATCCTGATCGACCTCTCCAAGGTGCCCGCCCAGTGCGACAAGATCGTCTTCCCGGTCTCGATCCACATGGCCGACGAGCGGGGCCAGACGTTCGGCCAGGTCAGCAACGCCTTCATCCGGGTCGTCAACCAGGCCGACGGGCAGGAGCTCGCCCGCTACGACCTGAGCGAGGACGCCGGCACGGAGACCGCCATGATCTTCGGCGAGGTCTACCGCTACCACGGCGAGTGGAAGTTCCGCGCGGTCGGCCAGGGATACGCGTCCGGGCTGCGGGGCATCGCCCTGGACTTCGGGGTCAACGTCTCATAA
- a CDS encoding TerD family protein: MGVSLSKGGNVSLTKEAPGLTAVIVGLGWDVRTTTGTDFDLDASALLLNNSGKVGNDQNFVFFNNLKSPDGSVEHTGDNLTGEGEGDDEQIKVNLAGVPADVDKIVFPVSIYDAENRQQSFGQVRNAFIRVINQAGGQEIARYDLSEDASTETAMVFGELYRNGAEWKFRAIGQGYASGLRGIAQDFGVNV, translated from the coding sequence GTGGGAGTCAGCCTCAGCAAGGGCGGCAACGTATCGCTGACCAAGGAGGCCCCGGGCCTGACCGCGGTCATCGTCGGACTGGGGTGGGACGTCCGCACCACGACCGGCACGGACTTCGACCTCGACGCCAGCGCACTGCTGCTGAACAACTCCGGCAAGGTCGGCAACGACCAGAACTTCGTCTTCTTCAACAACCTCAAGAGCCCCGACGGCTCGGTGGAGCACACCGGCGACAACCTCACCGGTGAGGGCGAGGGCGACGACGAGCAGATCAAGGTCAACCTCGCGGGCGTCCCCGCGGACGTCGACAAGATCGTCTTCCCGGTCTCGATCTACGACGCCGAGAACCGCCAGCAGTCCTTCGGCCAGGTCCGCAACGCGTTCATCCGCGTCATCAACCAGGCCGGTGGACAGGAGATCGCCCGGTACGACCTCAGCGAGGACGCCTCCACGGAGACCGCCATGGTCTTCGGCGAGTTGTACCGCAACGGCGCGGAGTGGAAGTTCCGCGCCATCGGCCAGGGCTACGCCTCGGGCCTGCGGGGTATCGCGCAGGACTTCGGCGTCAACGTCTGA